The following coding sequences lie in one Haladaptatus sp. DJG-WS-42 genomic window:
- a CDS encoding phosphotransferase, with protein MTTAMGDNSAEVSETAVRGMVHALKPNWEVVSVERSAHGTDFVAKLAVKTPAERRSVVLKATTADFVAPVIARAEPRLLALMGRETTIPVPTVFGYCDYHETYPTPFYLMEYVEGENDEGRAADLSFDVRQTVLREAGENLAQLHELGPLDGAGKVGVQDGELAVLDTDDQPRYDDFRDKVLAESEETLDSLTEGGFFPDLAEQPTRFADLVPGLRAHLREAIQEMSPPEQPTYCHWDYRFGNLLIDTETGETKAVLDWANLSAAEPAYNLAQTEFYLLSPETDGAKRTDTHRETFRTAYAEARDGWEFDEALRARMEVYRLTTRLGAMACLPLWYQDASSEERDQRATEHRAFVEQYL; from the coding sequence ATGACGACAGCGATGGGTGACAATTCTGCGGAAGTCTCGGAAACTGCGGTGCGTGGGATGGTGCATGCGCTAAAGCCAAACTGGGAGGTTGTGTCGGTCGAGCGCAGCGCTCACGGCACTGATTTTGTCGCGAAACTCGCTGTGAAAACACCAGCAGAACGCCGGTCGGTCGTGCTCAAGGCAACAACGGCGGATTTCGTCGCGCCCGTCATCGCGAGGGCGGAACCGCGGTTGCTCGCACTGATGGGGCGCGAAACGACCATCCCTGTTCCGACAGTGTTTGGCTACTGTGATTACCACGAGACGTACCCCACGCCGTTTTATCTGATGGAGTACGTCGAAGGGGAGAACGACGAAGGACGGGCAGCAGACCTGTCGTTCGACGTACGCCAGACGGTTTTGCGAGAGGCAGGAGAGAATCTCGCACAACTCCACGAACTCGGGCCGCTCGACGGTGCGGGAAAGGTTGGAGTCCAGGACGGGGAGCTGGCCGTTCTGGACACGGACGACCAGCCGCGCTACGACGATTTTCGAGATAAAGTGCTGGCCGAGAGTGAGGAAACGCTCGACAGTCTGACCGAGGGCGGCTTTTTCCCGGATCTCGCAGAGCAGCCGACGCGCTTTGCAGACCTCGTGCCCGGGCTCAGAGCGCATCTCCGAGAGGCGATTCAGGAGATGTCGCCACCCGAGCAACCGACCTACTGTCACTGGGATTATCGCTTCGGGAATCTGCTCATCGACACGGAGACGGGCGAGACGAAGGCCGTCCTCGACTGGGCAAACCTCTCGGCGGCTGAACCCGCGTACAACCTCGCACAAACGGAGTTCTATCTGTTGAGCCCGGAGACAGATGGCGCGAAACGGACGGACACCCACCGGGAGACGTTCAGAACCGCCTACGCCGAGGCGCGCGATGGGTGGGAGTTCGACGAGGCACTCCGCGCGCGGATGGAGGTGTACCGCCTCACCACTCGGTTGGGCGCGATGGCCTGTCTTCCGCTCTGGTATCAGGATGCGTCGAGTGAGGAGCGCGACCAGCGGGCCACAGAGCACCGGGCGTTCGTCGAGCAGTATCTCTGA
- a CDS encoding LAGLIDADG family homing endonuclease, with amino-acid sequence MAHAENAELIDRFEEFYRNYYRDAIGELAQKYPNEQRSLYLDYQDLYRFDPDLADDYRSQPGQLQQYAEEALRMYDLPVDVGLGRAHIRIRNLPEATDIRKIRARHRGRLIAVQGIVRKATDVRPKIQEAAFECLRCGTLSFIQQAGGDFQEPHECQGCERQGPFSINFDQSEFIDAQKLRVQESPEGLRGGETPQSIDIHIEDDITGKVTAGDHVRVTGILHLEQQGNNQEKSPMFDVYMEGSSIVIEDEQFEDMDITEEDKKAIIELSQDAEIYDKMVGSIAPSIFGYDQEKLAMILQLFSGVTKHLPDGSRIRGDLHMLLIGDPGTGKCVKGDTKVTLADGSEVAIRELVESNLTNPKPIDDGVYQEVDFPVPSVDIDGTLTQKRATKVWKREAPDRMYRIQTASGSEIEVTPSHPLFVQSDGRFSARKAEMLSEGQFIATPRHIPTTWDDRLSVEYRRSRANNAVRLSLPETWTPSLARLIGYIIAEGHVYRNDENSGSVTITNNDREILDDIADGFERLGLTWSEREGRPDKQAQEVVCSASEFVSFLEDLEPAILKRSAEQRVPQALFSTSPEVKAAFLKAYIEAEGHVSATQREITVSSMSRELLEGVKSLLASIGIRAHLKSRHNGSYRLRVGGSDFSEYVELVGFVTERKTVASQAFTDVPENTNVDVIPDIGDKLQEIRNALALSQFDCGVPRSTYQHYERGDRNPGRDTLRLVIAAFETRLNELQTLSETVQPEWETVKNARQDVNISQQAIADHVGVSQRTVSLHERNEVVSDGGYVTEARDVIEERIKSGLAVADDIAALKDLVNGDIRWDRIESIEPVEPEYDWVYDLEIEETHNYLTNNIVSHNSAMLQYIRNIAPRSVYTSGKGSSSAGLTAAAVRDDFGDGQQWTLEAGALVLADKGIAAVDELDKMRPEDRSAMHEALEQQSISVSKAGINATLKSRCSLLGAANPKYGRFDPYEPIGEQIELEPALISRFDLIFTVTDKPDADKDTELAEHIIRTNYAGELHTHRTHTNSSNFTEQQVNDVTEEVAPVIDAELLRKYIAFSKRTCYPTMSDEAKQAIRDFYVDLRAKGADEDAPVPVTARKLEGLVRLAEASARVRLSDTVHEEDADRVIELVRSCLQDIGVDPETGQFDADVVETGRSKTQRDRVKNIKNLIAEIEQEYEDGAPIDVVLDRAEEIGMDHSKAEHEIEKLKQKGEVYEPRTDHLRTT; translated from the coding sequence ATGGCGCACGCGGAAAACGCAGAGCTCATAGACAGATTCGAAGAGTTCTACCGGAACTACTACCGCGACGCAATCGGGGAACTCGCACAGAAGTACCCAAACGAGCAGCGGTCGCTGTATCTCGACTATCAAGACCTCTATCGCTTCGACCCAGACCTCGCAGACGATTACCGGTCACAACCGGGTCAGCTCCAGCAGTACGCAGAAGAGGCGCTGCGGATGTACGACTTGCCGGTGGACGTGGGCCTTGGCCGGGCGCACATCCGCATCCGAAACCTCCCGGAGGCGACGGACATCCGGAAGATTCGGGCACGGCATCGCGGGCGGCTCATCGCGGTGCAGGGCATCGTCCGCAAGGCAACCGACGTGCGGCCGAAGATTCAGGAAGCCGCCTTCGAGTGTCTGCGCTGTGGGACGCTGTCGTTCATCCAGCAAGCGGGCGGGGATTTTCAGGAACCCCACGAGTGTCAGGGCTGTGAACGACAGGGACCGTTTTCCATCAACTTCGACCAGTCTGAGTTCATCGACGCCCAGAAGCTCCGGGTACAGGAAAGCCCAGAGGGACTGCGCGGCGGTGAGACCCCCCAGAGCATCGACATCCACATCGAAGACGACATCACGGGCAAGGTCACGGCGGGCGACCACGTCCGCGTCACGGGGATTTTACACTTAGAACAGCAGGGGAACAACCAAGAGAAATCCCCGATGTTCGACGTGTACATGGAGGGCAGTTCCATCGTCATCGAAGACGAGCAGTTCGAGGACATGGACATCACTGAAGAGGACAAGAAAGCCATCATTGAACTCTCGCAGGACGCAGAGATTTACGACAAGATGGTCGGCTCGATTGCGCCCTCGATTTTCGGCTACGACCAAGAGAAACTCGCGATGATTCTCCAGTTGTTCTCAGGGGTGACCAAGCACCTGCCCGATGGGTCGCGCATCCGCGGCGACCTGCACATGCTCCTCATTGGTGACCCGGGGACTGGTAAGTGCGTCAAAGGCGATACAAAAGTCACGCTCGCAGACGGTTCAGAGGTCGCGATTCGAGAGCTAGTCGAATCAAATCTCACGAACCCGAAACCAATTGACGATGGCGTGTATCAAGAGGTTGATTTTCCAGTACCTTCGGTCGATATAGACGGAACCCTAACTCAAAAGCGAGCCACGAAAGTCTGGAAGCGCGAAGCACCTGATCGGATGTATCGAATCCAAACCGCGAGCGGAAGCGAGATAGAGGTGACCCCGTCTCACCCACTGTTTGTCCAATCGGACGGCAGATTCTCAGCTCGCAAGGCTGAAATGCTCTCCGAAGGGCAATTTATCGCGACACCTCGGCATATTCCGACCACGTGGGACGATAGGCTTTCTGTCGAGTATCGACGGTCGAGAGCGAACAATGCCGTGCGTCTTTCCCTCCCAGAAACGTGGACGCCTTCACTTGCGCGACTCATCGGCTACATCATAGCAGAAGGACATGTGTACCGAAATGACGAGAACAGCGGCTCTGTCACCATCACGAACAACGACCGCGAGATTCTCGATGACATTGCTGACGGATTCGAGCGATTGGGACTGACGTGGTCTGAACGTGAAGGGCGGCCGGACAAACAGGCGCAAGAAGTTGTCTGCTCAGCTAGTGAGTTTGTAAGCTTCCTCGAAGATCTGGAGCCCGCCATCCTCAAACGATCTGCCGAACAGCGCGTTCCACAGGCGCTATTCAGCACAAGTCCAGAGGTGAAAGCAGCGTTCCTGAAAGCCTATATCGAGGCTGAAGGTCACGTCTCAGCCACGCAACGAGAGATTACGGTCAGTTCGATGAGTCGTGAGCTTTTAGAGGGTGTGAAGTCGTTGCTCGCGTCGATTGGTATTCGCGCTCACCTGAAATCACGACACAACGGGAGTTACCGGCTCCGAGTCGGCGGTTCGGACTTCAGTGAGTACGTTGAACTAGTTGGGTTCGTAACCGAGCGAAAAACCGTTGCATCACAGGCATTTACCGACGTACCAGAGAATACCAACGTCGATGTAATTCCGGATATTGGAGACAAACTACAGGAAATACGTAACGCATTAGCACTGTCGCAGTTCGACTGTGGTGTTCCTCGGTCAACCTACCAGCACTACGAACGTGGCGACCGCAATCCCGGACGTGACACGCTTCGGCTCGTCATCGCGGCGTTTGAAACCCGACTGAACGAACTGCAAACACTCAGTGAAACGGTGCAACCCGAATGGGAAACCGTTAAAAACGCACGGCAAGACGTGAACATCTCCCAGCAGGCAATTGCTGACCACGTGGGTGTGTCACAGCGGACAGTGAGCCTTCACGAGCGTAACGAAGTCGTTTCAGACGGTGGCTATGTAACCGAGGCCCGCGACGTCATAGAAGAGCGAATCAAGAGTGGGCTGGCTGTTGCTGACGACATAGCTGCTCTCAAAGACCTCGTAAACGGAGACATCCGTTGGGACCGAATTGAGTCGATAGAACCCGTTGAGCCGGAGTACGACTGGGTGTATGACCTGGAAATCGAAGAAACCCACAACTACCTGACGAACAACATTGTATCGCACAACTCCGCGATGCTCCAGTACATCCGGAACATCGCCCCGCGCTCGGTGTACACCTCCGGGAAAGGGTCGTCCTCTGCGGGTCTCACGGCCGCGGCAGTGCGCGACGACTTCGGCGACGGCCAGCAGTGGACGCTCGAAGCCGGTGCGCTCGTCCTCGCGGACAAGGGGATTGCAGCGGTGGACGAACTCGACAAGATGCGACCGGAAGACCGCTCTGCGATGCACGAAGCCCTCGAACAGCAGAGCATTTCGGTTTCGAAAGCGGGCATCAACGCGACGCTCAAGTCGCGGTGTTCGCTGCTCGGGGCGGCGAACCCGAAGTACGGACGCTTTGACCCCTACGAGCCAATTGGCGAGCAAATCGAACTCGAACCGGCGCTCATCTCGCGGTTCGACCTCATCTTCACGGTGACGGACAAACCGGACGCCGACAAGGACACGGAACTCGCAGAACACATCATCCGGACGAACTACGCTGGCGAACTCCACACCCACCGCACGCACACCAACTCCTCTAACTTCACCGAACAGCAGGTAAACGACGTGACCGAGGAGGTCGCGCCGGTCATCGATGCCGAGTTGCTTCGCAAGTACATCGCGTTCTCGAAGCGCACCTGTTATCCAACGATGAGCGACGAGGCAAAGCAGGCCATCCGCGATTTCTACGTTGACCTGCGCGCGAAAGGCGCAGACGAAGACGCGCCCGTGCCCGTGACCGCCCGGAAACTCGAAGGGTTGGTGCGCCTCGCGGAGGCGAGCGCGCGGGTTCGCCTCTCCGATACGGTCCACGAAGAGGACGCAGACCGCGTCATCGAACTCGTCCGGTCGTGCCTGCAGGACATTGGGGTTGACCCAGAAACCGGCCAGTTCGACGCGGACGTTGTCGAGACGGGGCGCTCGAAGACCCAGCGCGACCGCGTGAAGAACATCAAGAACCTCATCGCCGAGATCGAACAGGAGTACGAAGACGGCGCGCCAATCGACGTGGTGTTAGACCGCGCAGAGGAGATCGGGATGGACCACTCGAAGGCCGAACACGAAATCGAGAAGTTAAAACAGAAAGGCGAGGTGTACGAACCGCGCACCGACCACCTCCGAACGACGTAG
- a CDS encoding DEAD/DEAH box helicase, whose product MSQQLARVDTLFLHEIGDYYLVSVIRDGERVFRARLELKETNAGPRPARFRVIRNSSEEPRSPDQFVEIARRATRIRISEQSSPHAVSELTEMLDGYQLDAKRVRTCRICAGEGRYSPLTSETAIETDREHICPECAKRELERELSFQGELTATAVDRLEELLLSVQNLERITNLLKGNLDPDLTKFDEISATVEDVNPVKTASLKLHPGIKNLLTDRFETLLPVQSLSVKNGLLDGNDQLVVSATATGKTLIGEMAGINNHLNNKGKLLFLVPLVALANQKHEDFKKRYGHLGKVTIRVGASRVQDNGNRFDPNADVIVGTYEGIDHALRTGKDLGDIGTVVIDEVHMLEDEGRGHRLDGLISRLKYYCDQRAKRKKSYGGAQWIYLSATVGNPKWLAKRLRATLIEFEERPVPIERHVTFASGAEKPRIENKLVRRAFDTKSSKGYRGQTIIFTNSRRRCHEITRKLEYNAAPYHAGLDYKRRKKVEKLFAEQELAAVVTTAALAAGVDFPASQVIFDSLAMGIEWLSVQEFHQMLGRAGRPDYHDKGVVYLLVEPDGSYHGSMERSEDEVAFTLLKDEMEPVETPYDEDAAVEETLANLVVAGKGAKRLNDRMLGDIPTKHAIGKLLQYKFIDGFEPTPLGRAVARHFLSPDEAFIMLDGIRKGLNPSAIVANIELRDPES is encoded by the coding sequence GTGTCACAGCAGCTCGCCCGGGTCGACACGCTGTTCCTCCACGAGATTGGCGACTACTATCTCGTCTCCGTCATACGCGACGGCGAGCGGGTGTTTCGCGCCCGACTCGAACTCAAGGAGACGAATGCAGGCCCCAGACCCGCCCGCTTTCGGGTGATTCGCAACTCCAGCGAAGAGCCACGCAGCCCCGACCAGTTCGTTGAAATCGCCCGGCGAGCCACACGTATTCGCATCTCTGAGCAGTCCTCACCGCACGCCGTCTCGGAGCTGACGGAGATGCTCGACGGCTACCAACTCGACGCCAAACGGGTTCGCACCTGCCGCATCTGCGCCGGTGAGGGACGCTATTCGCCGCTCACGAGCGAGACGGCCATCGAAACCGACCGCGAGCACATCTGTCCAGAGTGTGCGAAACGCGAGCTAGAGCGCGAACTCTCCTTCCAAGGCGAGCTGACCGCGACGGCCGTTGACCGCCTCGAAGAACTCCTCCTCTCAGTACAGAACTTAGAGCGGATCACGAATCTCCTGAAGGGGAACTTAGACCCCGACCTCACTAAATTCGACGAGATTTCGGCCACTGTCGAGGACGTAAATCCGGTCAAAACAGCGTCGCTCAAGCTGCATCCGGGCATCAAGAACCTGCTCACAGACCGGTTCGAAACGCTGCTACCAGTGCAAAGTCTGTCGGTGAAAAACGGCCTGCTCGACGGCAACGACCAACTCGTCGTGAGCGCAACTGCGACAGGAAAGACGCTCATCGGCGAGATGGCGGGCATCAACAACCACCTCAACAACAAGGGGAAGCTACTGTTTCTCGTCCCCCTCGTTGCCCTTGCAAACCAGAAACACGAGGACTTCAAGAAGCGCTACGGCCACCTCGGGAAGGTCACGATTCGCGTTGGCGCGAGCAGGGTGCAGGATAATGGTAATCGCTTCGACCCGAACGCGGACGTCATCGTCGGCACCTACGAAGGCATCGACCACGCGCTGCGGACGGGCAAGGACTTGGGCGACATCGGGACGGTTGTCATCGACGAAGTCCACATGCTAGAAGACGAAGGTCGGGGCCACCGCCTCGATGGCCTCATCTCCCGGCTGAAGTACTACTGCGACCAGCGCGCAAAACGCAAAAAGTCGTACGGAGGCGCGCAGTGGATTTACCTGTCTGCGACCGTCGGGAATCCGAAGTGGCTCGCTAAACGCTTGCGGGCGACGCTCATCGAGTTCGAAGAGCGGCCGGTTCCCATCGAGCGCCACGTCACGTTCGCGTCGGGGGCTGAAAAGCCGCGCATCGAGAACAAACTGGTGCGCCGAGCGTTCGACACCAAATCCTCGAAAGGCTATCGCGGGCAGACGATTATCTTCACCAACTCGCGGCGACGCTGTCACGAGATTACGCGGAAACTGGAATACAACGCCGCGCCGTACCACGCGGGACTCGACTACAAGCGCCGCAAGAAGGTCGAAAAGCTGTTCGCAGAGCAGGAGTTGGCCGCCGTGGTCACGACCGCGGCGCTTGCGGCGGGGGTTGACTTCCCGGCCTCGCAGGTTATCTTCGACTCGCTCGCCATGGGCATCGAGTGGCTCTCAGTACAGGAGTTCCACCAGATGCTCGGCCGTGCCGGCCGACCGGATTACCACGACAAGGGCGTGGTGTACCTGCTCGTCGAACCGGATGGCTCCTACCACGGCAGCATGGAACGCTCCGAGGACGAAGTCGCCTTCACACTCTTGAAAGACGAGATGGAACCCGTCGAAACACCGTACGACGAGGATGCGGCCGTCGAGGAGACGCTTGCGAACCTCGTCGTCGCCGGGAAGGGAGCAAAGCGGCTGAACGACCGCATGCTCGGCGACATTCCAACGAAACACGCGATTGGCAAACTGTTGCAGTATAAGTTCATCGACGGGTTCGAACCGACACCCCTCGGGCGGGCGGTGGCGCGTCACTTCCTCTCGCCGGACGAGGCGTTCATCATGTTAGATGGGATCAGAAAGGGCCTCAATCCGTCAGCAATCGTGGCGAACATCGAGTTGCGCGACCCGGAATCCTGA
- a CDS encoding GNAT family protein, protein MPGPAFLSGDTVSLHTVSRADLYFIQQHANDPAVWHSLAKAEPVNELQEEQWYESWSDGDDVRLLICTDGDPVGFISLSNFDRVHGSGQLGYWIAPDHWGNGYATEAVSLLTDYGFGHRRLHKLIAYVYEFNEGSKRVLEKLGFQQEGLLRDGGFIDHEYVDLLVYGVLEDEWRAAQD, encoded by the coding sequence ATGCCCGGCCCTGCCTTTCTCTCCGGTGACACCGTCTCGTTGCACACCGTCTCGCGCGCAGACCTCTATTTCATCCAACAACACGCGAACGACCCCGCAGTCTGGCACTCGCTCGCCAAAGCCGAACCCGTAAACGAGTTACAGGAAGAACAGTGGTACGAGTCGTGGAGCGACGGCGACGATGTTCGGCTCCTCATCTGCACGGACGGTGACCCGGTTGGCTTCATTAGCCTCAGCAACTTCGACAGAGTCCACGGCTCCGGCCAACTCGGCTACTGGATTGCGCCCGACCACTGGGGCAACGGCTACGCCACCGAGGCCGTCTCGCTTCTCACCGACTACGGGTTTGGCCACCGTCGCTTGCACAAACTCATCGCCTACGTCTACGAGTTCAACGAGGGGTCGAAACGCGTGCTCGAAAAACTCGGTTTCCAGCAGGAAGGCCTGCTCCGCGACGGCGGCTTCATCGACCACGAGTACGTCGATTTACTGGTGTACGGGGTGCTCGAAGACGAATGGCGAGCGGCTCAGGACTGA
- a CDS encoding SLC13 family permease, with the protein MVVFAIILVALVLFATEPVPVDITAIGIMVALMVLGPVTGITPEDGLSGFASPATVTVLAMFILSYGIQQTGVIQMLGAWIGGYTRESESRQLFATVGIVGPISGFINNTAAVAILLPMVTDLAHKGRTSPSKLLIPLSYASMFGGMLTLIGTSTSILASDLSARLLDRPFTMFEFTQLGAIVTVVGVLYLLTIGRFLLPERIKPEEDLTEEYEMAEYLTEVVVREDSPIVGQTVQEALKETDFDVDLIQLIRNDAVFLEPLGPKMIQAGDIFAVRTDRRTLVQLIDAEGLDLLPEIKVTDEELEKIGEGRNLIEVVIAPSSALVGESLSTANFRQRYDATVLAVRRGGEVIRQRMDNSPLRVGDTLLVQATAESINRLSRNRNFIIAQEVERPDYRESKIPIAVGIVTGVVALAALGVVPIVVSALGGAIAMVATGCLRPPEVYEAVQWDVIFLLAGVIPLGIAMERTGAAKLLADLIVMSADVLPAIGVLAVFYIGTALLTNIISNNASVVLMIPVAIQAAGDLDANAFSFVLAVTFAASTAFMTPVGYQTNLFVYGPGGYKFMDYVKIGTPLQLVFAVVTTVGIYMIWGV; encoded by the coding sequence ATGGTGGTTTTTGCCATCATCCTCGTCGCACTCGTTCTGTTTGCGACCGAGCCCGTTCCCGTCGACATCACCGCAATCGGCATCATGGTCGCGCTGATGGTACTTGGGCCGGTGACTGGCATCACCCCAGAAGACGGGCTTTCCGGCTTTGCGAGCCCCGCAACCGTGACCGTCCTTGCGATGTTCATTCTGAGTTACGGCATCCAGCAAACCGGCGTCATCCAGATGCTCGGGGCGTGGATTGGGGGGTACACCCGCGAGAGCGAGAGCCGACAACTGTTCGCGACGGTCGGCATCGTCGGCCCGATTTCGGGGTTCATCAACAACACTGCGGCCGTGGCGATTCTCCTCCCGATGGTGACGGATTTAGCGCACAAAGGGCGCACCTCGCCGTCGAAACTCCTGATTCCGCTCTCGTATGCCTCGATGTTCGGCGGGATGTTGACCCTGATTGGGACGTCGACGAGCATCCTCGCCTCAGACCTGTCTGCGCGACTGCTCGACCGGCCGTTTACGATGTTCGAGTTCACGCAACTGGGGGCAATTGTGACCGTGGTTGGCGTACTCTACTTGCTCACCATCGGGCGATTTCTGCTCCCAGAGCGCATCAAACCGGAAGAAGACCTCACCGAAGAGTACGAGATGGCCGAGTACCTGACCGAAGTGGTCGTCCGGGAGGACTCACCAATCGTCGGCCAGACGGTGCAAGAAGCGCTCAAAGAGACCGACTTCGACGTTGACTTGATTCAGCTAATTCGCAACGACGCCGTCTTCTTAGAACCGCTCGGCCCGAAGATGATTCAGGCGGGAGATATTTTCGCGGTGCGTACCGACCGCCGGACGCTCGTCCAACTGATTGACGCAGAAGGGTTAGACCTCCTCCCAGAGATCAAAGTCACCGACGAGGAACTTGAGAAAATCGGCGAAGGGCGCAACCTCATCGAAGTCGTCATCGCGCCCTCGTCTGCGCTCGTCGGCGAGTCGCTCTCGACGGCGAACTTCCGCCAGCGCTACGACGCCACCGTGCTCGCCGTGCGACGTGGTGGCGAGGTCATTCGCCAGCGCATGGACAACTCGCCGCTGCGCGTGGGTGACACGCTGCTCGTGCAGGCGACCGCCGAGAGCATCAACCGTCTCAGTCGGAATCGAAACTTCATCATCGCCCAGGAGGTCGAGCGGCCTGACTACCGCGAGTCGAAGATTCCGATAGCTGTGGGTATTGTGACCGGCGTCGTCGCGCTCGCCGCCCTCGGCGTGGTTCCCATCGTCGTTTCGGCACTCGGCGGGGCGATTGCGATGGTCGCAACCGGCTGTCTCCGCCCGCCCGAGGTGTACGAAGCGGTGCAGTGGGACGTCATCTTCCTGCTTGCGGGCGTGATTCCACTCGGCATCGCCATGGAACGTACCGGCGCGGCGAAGCTGCTCGCAGACCTCATCGTGATGTCCGCAGACGTGCTGCCCGCGATTGGCGTGCTTGCGGTGTTCTACATCGGGACGGCGTTGCTGACGAACATTATCAGTAACAACGCGAGCGTCGTGCTCATGATTCCGGTTGCGATTCAGGCCGCAGGCGACCTCGACGCGAACGCCTTTTCGTTCGTGCTCGCGGTGACGTTCGCCGCCTCGACGGCGTTCATGACGCCCGTTGGGTATCAAACGAACCTGTTCGTCTACGGGCCGGGCGGCTACAAGTTCATGGACTACGTGAAAATCGGGACGCCCCTCCAACTCGTGTTCGCGGTCGTGACGACGGTGGGCATCTACATGATTTGGGGCGTGTGA